The Oleidesulfovibrio alaskensis DSM 16109 genome has a segment encoding these proteins:
- a CDS encoding tyrosine-type recombinase/integrase → MSNRTADLDLTGAAEAFCARLSAEGRSPATISAYRRDIALVARVAGELTPGIVCREVTAGLLDQVFSAGAVIESERGQRSAASLHRMKAAVRAFFAWAAEAGVVDDNPARSIRMHRLPRKLPVFLTAAEKKRLLKELKGRPDFSALRDRAMIEVLLGTGIRLGELAALDMDDIDLDAKHLRVRAKGNVPQVKFIKTDLRTLLRRYLTERRRHGRPEMEALFLSNRDGRLCQRQIANRLAHWLRKAGIEKDLTPHGLRHTFATHLYGATNDLLVVQRALGHRDVSTTQIYTHLVDGQLEEALERL, encoded by the coding sequence ATGAGCAACCGAACGGCTGACCTCGACCTGACGGGCGCGGCAGAGGCGTTCTGTGCCCGCCTGTCGGCCGAAGGACGCTCCCCGGCGACCATATCCGCATACCGCCGGGACATCGCCCTGGTGGCCCGCGTGGCCGGGGAGCTGACCCCGGGCATCGTCTGCCGGGAGGTTACGGCCGGGCTCCTCGACCAGGTGTTCTCCGCCGGGGCGGTCATCGAGAGTGAGCGAGGCCAACGCTCGGCGGCTTCGCTCCATCGGATGAAGGCTGCGGTGCGGGCCTTTTTCGCCTGGGCCGCCGAGGCGGGCGTGGTCGATGACAATCCGGCCCGGTCCATTCGCATGCATCGGCTGCCGAGAAAGCTGCCGGTGTTCCTGACCGCCGCCGAAAAGAAACGTCTGCTCAAGGAGCTCAAGGGACGGCCCGACTTCTCCGCGCTGCGCGACCGCGCCATGATCGAGGTGCTGCTGGGCACCGGGATCAGGCTTGGTGAGCTGGCCGCGCTCGACATGGATGACATCGACCTCGACGCCAAACATCTGCGGGTCCGGGCCAAGGGGAATGTGCCGCAGGTAAAGTTCATCAAGACCGACCTCCGCACATTGCTTCGCCGTTACCTGACCGAGCGACGTCGACATGGCCGCCCGGAAATGGAAGCCCTGTTCCTGTCGAACCGGGACGGCAGACTCTGCCAGCGGCAGATTGCCAACCGGCTCGCCCATTGGCTGCGGAAAGCCGGGATCGAAAAGGATCTGACGCCGCACGGGCTGCGGCACACCTTCGCCACCCACCTCTACGGCGCGACCAACGACCTGCTCGTGGTGCAGCGGGCATTGGGGCATCGCGACGTGTCCACCACCCAGATCTACACCCACCTCGTGGACGGCCAGCTCGAGGAAGCCCTCGAACGCCTCTGA
- a CDS encoding ATP-binding protein, with translation MLPKTKSKPKHTLSDLTALVYGPSKIGKSTWCSKADDALFLATEPGLNALEVFQTPITCWDDLLQACAEIAEGKHEFKTIVVDTVDNAYKMCSDYVCKKFKIEHESDLGYGKGYALINNEFQRVINKLAFLPYGLILISHSQERDIETRTGKHTRIVPTLPEKARKLVTGLVDLILFCDLDMKTGEDGKPVWQRVMRTKPSPNYDAGDRTGRLPEVIPLDFSSFVKAFNNTAAGAAASAARPKPEPTASAAAKPQQ, from the coding sequence ATGCTTCCCAAGACCAAAAGCAAACCCAAACACACACTCTCGGACCTCACCGCCCTGGTGTACGGCCCGAGCAAGATCGGCAAGAGCACCTGGTGCTCCAAGGCCGATGACGCACTGTTCCTGGCGACCGAGCCGGGCCTGAACGCCCTGGAGGTGTTCCAGACCCCGATCACCTGCTGGGACGATCTTCTGCAGGCCTGCGCGGAGATCGCCGAGGGCAAGCACGAGTTCAAGACCATCGTCGTCGACACGGTGGATAACGCCTACAAGATGTGCTCGGACTACGTCTGCAAGAAATTCAAGATCGAGCACGAATCCGACCTGGGCTACGGCAAGGGCTACGCGCTGATCAACAACGAGTTCCAGCGCGTCATCAACAAGCTCGCCTTCCTGCCCTACGGGCTGATCCTTATTTCCCACTCCCAGGAGCGGGACATCGAGACCCGGACCGGCAAACACACCCGCATCGTGCCGACGCTGCCGGAAAAGGCGCGGAAGCTGGTCACCGGTCTGGTGGATCTGATCCTGTTTTGCGACCTGGACATGAAAACCGGCGAGGACGGCAAGCCGGTCTGGCAGCGCGTGATGCGCACCAAGCCCAGTCCCAACTACGACGCCGGTGACCGCACCGGCCGACTCCCCGAAGTCATCCCCCTCGATTTTTCGAGCTTCGTGAAAGCGTTCAACAACACGGCAGCCGGAGCTGCGGCGAGTGCCGCCCGGCCGAAGCCGGAGCCGACCGCGAGTGCGGCGGCGAAACCCCAACAGTAA
- a CDS encoding ERCC4 domain-containing protein translates to MMDRITVVVDTREQEPYSFDSDKISAVRKALPAGDYSLVGLEERVAVERKSLTDFVSTVIRGRKRFHRELEKLSAYESACVVVECNFRDLVDGRYRSDAHPHALIGTVASIVVDFGVPVYFCSDRQAACRFVEEYLTRFHRRIARCQKEMRVTRRDSGEE, encoded by the coding sequence ATGATGGACCGGATCACCGTTGTCGTCGACACCCGCGAACAGGAGCCCTACAGCTTCGATAGCGACAAAATTTCGGCGGTTCGCAAGGCGCTGCCCGCCGGTGATTACTCACTGGTCGGCCTCGAGGAACGGGTGGCGGTGGAGCGCAAATCCCTGACGGATTTCGTCTCCACCGTCATCCGGGGGCGAAAGCGGTTCCACCGCGAGCTGGAAAAGCTATCCGCCTACGAATCCGCCTGCGTGGTTGTCGAATGCAACTTTCGCGATCTGGTCGATGGCCGCTACCGCAGCGATGCCCACCCGCATGCGCTGATCGGAACGGTCGCCTCCATCGTCGTCGACTTCGGTGTCCCCGTCTACTTCTGCTCGGACCGGCAGGCCGCCTGCCGTTTTGTCGAGGAGTACCTGACACGTTTTCACCGGAGGATCGCGAGATGCCAAAAAGAAATGAGAGTAACCCGGCGCGACTCCGGGGAAGAATAG
- a CDS encoding AAA family ATPase: protein MPKRNESNPARLRGRIERVYYAGPKFSAGRLLTPTGEEVQFAGNLFARENQPVVLLGSWATHPKYGRQFKVDGMEHDLELDPEGLIHYLANHPEIKGIGPAKARLIVESFGDAFEETLLNDPERIALKARLPLDAARRLRDEWLKNRSVNAVMAWLSAFGLTHHQVTTLVERLGGNCLDILKEDPYILIREIRGFGFKKVDKIARKLGTPKDHTPRIRAGLNFCVREALDNGHCWIEYEDLVDQANLLLVMDALDSRVRIESALDALIEEQALSCDSHGGRFVVALPEIVRMERELASLFGQAETPNPHFQSVKKLDALIRRCASTLNEKQLEAVRSALHHSISLISGGAGSGKSYTISVINTICEESDLEVVLAAPTGKAAKRLEEVSGRSGTTIHRLLGYDGKGFSRSKENPIDADVLVVDEFSMVDVPLAWHLFEAVDLSRTTVLLVGDHNQLPPVGPGNILRDLIQTRAIPTVILDKVVRQAGVLKENCTAVLKGEVRKTSEASVSGCRDWYLVDQFTDPMAARSFLLELFQERLDALGFDIIKDVQVLTPTHKGPLGTKELNEELQRLIQRKLWNTEVPPVAMGRRAPFLKHDKVIQTRNNYDLNVMNGAIGYVVDVLANGTLVIDFDGMPVELEKGSPDLQDLQLAYALTIHKTQGSEFPCAVVVVHKAHSFMHHRNLLYTGVTRARRTAIVLGDHWGIQNCAKRCQVDDRRTFLPLFLDAAQHAEGDFARVAEAE from the coding sequence ATGCCAAAAAGAAATGAGAGTAACCCGGCGCGACTCCGGGGAAGAATAGAGCGCGTTTACTATGCCGGACCCAAGTTCTCCGCAGGCCGACTGCTCACCCCGACCGGTGAGGAAGTCCAGTTCGCGGGCAATTTGTTCGCCCGGGAAAATCAGCCTGTGGTCCTGCTCGGGTCGTGGGCCACCCATCCCAAATACGGCCGTCAGTTCAAGGTCGACGGGATGGAGCACGACCTCGAACTCGATCCGGAGGGGCTGATCCATTATTTGGCTAACCATCCGGAGATCAAGGGCATTGGTCCGGCCAAGGCCAGATTGATCGTCGAGAGTTTCGGCGACGCCTTTGAAGAAACCCTTCTGAACGACCCCGAGCGCATCGCGCTCAAAGCCCGGCTGCCCTTGGATGCTGCCCGGCGGCTGCGCGACGAATGGTTGAAGAACCGCAGCGTCAACGCCGTCATGGCCTGGTTGTCGGCATTCGGACTGACCCATCATCAGGTCACCACTCTGGTCGAGAGACTCGGCGGCAACTGCCTCGATATCCTGAAGGAAGACCCGTACATCCTCATTCGGGAGATCCGGGGATTCGGCTTCAAGAAGGTCGACAAGATCGCCCGCAAGCTGGGCACCCCCAAGGACCACACCCCTCGTATCCGCGCTGGGTTGAATTTCTGCGTCCGTGAAGCCCTGGACAATGGTCACTGCTGGATCGAATACGAGGATCTGGTGGATCAGGCCAACCTGCTGCTGGTCATGGATGCCTTGGACAGCCGGGTCCGTATCGAGAGCGCCCTCGACGCGCTCATCGAAGAACAGGCGCTTTCCTGCGATTCCCACGGCGGACGTTTCGTGGTCGCTCTGCCGGAGATCGTCCGCATGGAGCGGGAGCTGGCCTCGTTGTTCGGCCAGGCCGAAACACCCAACCCGCATTTCCAGTCCGTCAAGAAACTCGATGCCCTGATTCGGCGCTGCGCATCAACGCTGAACGAGAAGCAGCTCGAAGCGGTGCGCTCGGCCCTCCACCACAGCATCAGCCTGATTTCGGGTGGAGCCGGTTCGGGCAAGAGCTACACCATTTCGGTCATCAACACTATCTGCGAGGAGAGCGACCTGGAGGTCGTGCTCGCCGCGCCGACCGGCAAGGCCGCCAAGCGCCTGGAGGAAGTCAGCGGCCGTAGCGGCACCACTATCCACCGTCTGCTCGGCTATGACGGAAAGGGTTTCTCGCGCAGCAAGGAAAATCCCATCGATGCCGACGTCCTGGTGGTCGACGAATTTTCGATGGTGGACGTGCCGCTGGCCTGGCACCTGTTCGAGGCGGTCGATCTGTCGCGGACCACGGTGCTGCTGGTCGGGGACCACAACCAGCTTCCGCCGGTGGGACCCGGAAACATCCTGCGCGATCTGATCCAGACACGCGCCATCCCCACGGTCATCCTCGACAAGGTCGTGCGCCAGGCGGGCGTCCTCAAGGAGAACTGCACCGCCGTTCTCAAGGGCGAGGTGCGCAAGACCAGCGAGGCGTCGGTATCCGGATGCCGGGATTGGTATCTGGTGGATCAGTTCACAGATCCGATGGCGGCACGCTCGTTCCTGCTGGAGCTGTTTCAGGAGCGGCTCGACGCCCTGGGGTTCGACATCATCAAGGACGTGCAGGTGCTGACGCCGACCCACAAGGGTCCGCTCGGAACCAAGGAATTGAACGAGGAACTGCAGCGGCTCATCCAGCGCAAGCTCTGGAACACCGAGGTGCCGCCGGTCGCCATGGGTCGCCGCGCTCCGTTTCTCAAGCACGACAAGGTCATCCAGACCCGGAACAACTACGACCTGAACGTGATGAACGGTGCCATCGGCTATGTGGTCGATGTCCTCGCGAACGGCACTCTGGTCATCGATTTCGACGGCATGCCGGTGGAGCTGGAGAAAGGGTCGCCCGACCTTCAGGACCTGCAGCTCGCCTATGCGCTCACCATTCACAAAACCCAGGGTTCCGAGTTCCCCTGCGCCGTGGTGGTGGTCCACAAGGCACATTCCTTCATGCACCACCGCAATCTGCTCTACACCGGGGTGACCCGCGCCCGGCGCACCGCCATTGTCCTGGGCGACCATTGGGGCATCCAGAACTGCGCCAAGCGTTGCCAGGTGGATGACCGCCGGACCTTCCTGCCCCTGTTCCTGGACGCCGCCCAGCATGCGGAAGGCGACTTCGCCCGTGTCGCGGAGGCCGAATGA
- a CDS encoding sigma-70 family RNA polymerase sigma factor has product MVSQNSYDGIDKYAADLIRHKARQLVGKAGFTEDDRPDLEQELMIDLLQRMRHFNPAKAKKTTFMARIVERHISTILEARFAQCRDWRLCQTSLNEPLDNGEGDTTERIDFLDSEGSLGGGTRETRERLAHEIRMDLDQAIASLPEELRDLCVRLHDSTMAEVAREMGIPRTTLYDRLSKLRDAFREAGLTDYL; this is encoded by the coding sequence ATGGTTTCACAGAATTCTTACGACGGCATCGACAAGTATGCCGCCGACCTCATTCGGCACAAAGCACGTCAACTCGTAGGCAAGGCCGGATTCACCGAGGACGACAGACCCGACCTCGAACAGGAACTGATGATCGATCTGCTGCAGCGGATGCGGCATTTCAATCCCGCCAAGGCCAAGAAGACCACCTTCATGGCCCGGATCGTCGAACGTCACATCTCCACCATTTTGGAGGCCCGGTTCGCCCAATGCCGGGACTGGCGGCTCTGCCAAACATCACTCAACGAACCCCTCGACAACGGCGAAGGCGACACCACCGAACGGATCGACTTCCTGGACAGCGAAGGTTCTCTGGGGGGCGGCACCCGCGAAACAAGAGAGCGCCTCGCCCATGAGATCCGCATGGATCTCGACCAGGCCATCGCCTCGCTGCCGGAAGAGCTCCGGGATCTGTGCGTGCGCCTGCACGACAGCACCATGGCCGAGGTCGCCCGGGAGATGGGCATTCCCAGAACCACCCTCTACGACCGGCTGAGCAAGCTGCGGGACGCGTTCCGCGAGGCTGGCCTGACGGACTACCTGTGA
- a CDS encoding CHC2 zinc finger domain-containing protein, protein MSMGGTDNVREYYRLVTEMDIGDVARELLPGRITQETGQRLMCDCPNHQSQSRLSLHVMLDKQGWYCFGCGVGGDVLQLVEFIQTGSVTAGQSGPMPDSHRQARDYLAKKAGLPPLSRYGLSQERLAQTEADRAFELRVKDALTALARLYHAKLKESPEVIDWLKSKYALSEETIDDLLIGYADNASGAVVQLTGGEDGFSKRELAATGAFRPTSQDGLTPFFERRIVFPYWSRGRVVFMIGRKTPWTPDVGWEQGKYKKLPVHDEHQRPYVADFINNALLFNEDCLLARPGKVIITEGVTDCLALMQLGLPTVSPVTVRIRAADWERLIPKLRGVETVYICQDNELSQAGLKGALQTARTLAEHKIDTRLVTLPLSETQISARQELTERFGLTASVGPKELAKLLAGRPAEETQAAEALLATAKIDVNDYIAAGHTREDFERLLAEASTPIEFGVRSLPEGAEEEERNRLLEPILGEISEQSPLEQARLLKLVQERIGGGVSMATLKEQIRAIQKDRKVEFRNEKKKAKRMSGAMPGSCRARVDEVLIDTELENGAPDYTLAAEAAYDWFNANGAQFFHTLQGEPFMYFDNAIYWMDSPDRGRKRHYAAMLYKHTGMVPTTGGGRTFFEVLPSLAMIRGQVRDHFSWLHTDVASYTVYFNLNNPEHEIAKITPDEIQIMKNGGNEDGIILDGSRKMKPLKFLPDADLEEADRLLVDLLVGNMTCPQGDRFLILSWLSCFLLIDFAGTRPMTRFEGSAGSGKTTASKITSTLLYGEPQHKKATDAANYTDGSQNPLIVLDNIEVKQMTEDLTTFMLTSITGIAKEKRKSGTDSETITERTKCLLNTTGIEPLCGELSEILSRSFVINFDLANQASDCFLESEVISAIQQNRDLIISAIMKRTSHVLAMIRDGAQKQVMRLLHRTMPTHGKRRCNDYLSLMYLMMLAGSEDHEVTTGLEDLSPLFIEQIHSINDTSQEMARESNPIATALASLFHAYRNAVELDEKARYGEDDRANHVVGFIERYQVRFENENTMEPVSAGRLLAALRRVGREFNLEFEYKKPAQLGRRISNDLDIIRDAGFDIDRQRNAHTKNFEYWISANRGEMKENW, encoded by the coding sequence ATGAGTATGGGCGGAACGGATAACGTCAGGGAGTATTACCGGCTCGTCACCGAGATGGACATCGGTGACGTGGCCCGGGAACTCCTGCCGGGACGGATCACCCAGGAGACCGGCCAGCGCTTGATGTGCGACTGCCCCAACCATCAGAGCCAGTCGCGCCTGTCGCTGCACGTGATGCTCGACAAGCAGGGCTGGTACTGCTTCGGCTGCGGAGTCGGCGGTGACGTGCTGCAGCTCGTGGAGTTCATTCAGACGGGCTCGGTCACCGCCGGGCAATCCGGTCCGATGCCGGACAGCCACCGCCAGGCCCGGGACTATCTCGCCAAGAAGGCGGGTTTGCCGCCGCTGTCGCGCTATGGTCTCAGCCAGGAGCGTCTCGCCCAGACGGAGGCGGACCGCGCCTTCGAGTTGCGGGTCAAGGACGCGTTGACCGCGCTGGCCAGGCTTTACCACGCCAAGCTCAAGGAGTCGCCGGAGGTCATCGACTGGCTGAAATCCAAATACGCCCTGAGCGAGGAGACCATCGACGATCTCCTGATCGGCTACGCGGACAACGCATCCGGCGCGGTCGTCCAACTGACCGGGGGTGAGGACGGTTTCTCCAAGCGGGAGCTCGCCGCCACCGGCGCTTTCCGTCCCACCAGCCAGGACGGCCTGACGCCATTTTTCGAGCGCCGGATCGTCTTTCCCTACTGGAGCCGTGGCCGGGTGGTGTTCATGATCGGCCGCAAGACGCCGTGGACCCCGGACGTGGGCTGGGAGCAAGGGAAATACAAGAAACTGCCGGTTCACGACGAACACCAGCGGCCCTACGTCGCCGACTTCATCAACAACGCGCTGCTGTTCAACGAGGACTGTCTGCTGGCCCGGCCCGGCAAGGTGATCATCACCGAGGGGGTGACCGATTGCCTGGCGCTGATGCAACTGGGCCTGCCCACCGTATCGCCGGTCACCGTCCGCATCCGGGCCGCCGATTGGGAGCGCCTGATCCCCAAGTTGCGCGGCGTCGAAACCGTCTACATCTGTCAGGACAACGAACTCTCCCAAGCCGGTCTCAAGGGGGCACTGCAAACCGCCCGCACCCTGGCCGAACACAAGATCGACACACGCCTGGTGACGCTGCCCTTGTCGGAGACACAGATCTCAGCCCGGCAGGAGCTGACCGAACGCTTCGGCCTGACGGCGAGCGTGGGGCCGAAGGAGCTGGCCAAGCTGCTGGCTGGACGGCCCGCCGAGGAAACCCAGGCGGCCGAGGCGCTTCTCGCCACCGCAAAGATCGACGTCAACGATTACATTGCCGCCGGGCATACCCGGGAGGATTTCGAACGCCTGCTCGCCGAGGCCAGCACGCCCATCGAGTTCGGCGTGCGCTCGCTGCCCGAGGGCGCTGAGGAAGAGGAACGCAACCGCCTGCTCGAACCGATCCTGGGGGAGATTTCCGAGCAGTCGCCGCTGGAACAGGCCCGCCTGCTGAAGCTGGTGCAGGAGCGCATCGGCGGTGGCGTCTCCATGGCCACCCTGAAGGAACAAATCCGCGCCATCCAGAAGGACCGAAAGGTCGAGTTCCGCAACGAAAAGAAAAAGGCCAAGCGGATGTCCGGCGCGATGCCCGGATCATGCCGCGCCCGGGTCGACGAGGTGCTAATCGACACGGAACTAGAGAACGGCGCTCCCGACTACACCTTGGCCGCCGAGGCTGCCTACGACTGGTTCAACGCCAACGGTGCCCAGTTCTTTCACACACTGCAGGGCGAGCCGTTCATGTATTTCGACAACGCCATCTACTGGATGGATTCGCCGGACCGGGGCCGCAAGCGCCATTACGCGGCCATGCTCTATAAGCACACGGGCATGGTGCCGACCACGGGCGGCGGACGGACATTTTTCGAGGTGTTGCCAAGCCTGGCCATGATCCGTGGGCAGGTGCGCGACCATTTTTCCTGGCTGCACACGGATGTGGCTTCCTACACCGTCTATTTCAACCTGAACAATCCGGAGCACGAGATCGCCAAGATCACCCCGGACGAAATTCAGATCATGAAGAACGGCGGCAACGAGGACGGCATCATCCTGGACGGCTCGCGCAAGATGAAGCCGCTAAAATTCCTGCCCGACGCCGACCTCGAAGAGGCGGACCGGCTCCTGGTCGATCTGCTCGTAGGCAACATGACCTGCCCGCAGGGGGATCGCTTTCTCATCCTTTCCTGGCTCTCCTGTTTCCTGCTGATCGACTTCGCCGGGACGCGGCCCATGACCCGCTTCGAGGGCTCGGCCGGATCGGGCAAGACTACCGCCAGCAAGATCACGTCGACATTGCTTTACGGCGAGCCCCAGCACAAGAAGGCCACCGACGCGGCGAACTACACCGATGGCTCGCAGAACCCACTCATCGTCCTCGACAACATCGAGGTCAAGCAGATGACCGAGGATCTGACCACCTTCATGCTGACCAGCATCACCGGCATCGCCAAGGAGAAACGCAAGAGCGGCACCGACAGCGAGACCATCACCGAGCGGACCAAATGCCTGCTGAACACCACCGGCATCGAGCCGCTGTGCGGGGAACTTTCGGAGATCCTGTCGAGGTCCTTCGTCATCAACTTCGACCTCGCCAACCAGGCCAGCGACTGCTTTCTGGAATCGGAGGTCATCTCGGCCATCCAGCAGAACCGGGATCTGATCATCTCGGCCATCATGAAGCGGACCAGCCATGTGCTGGCGATGATCCGGGACGGAGCCCAGAAACAGGTCATGCGCCTGCTGCACCGAACCATGCCGACCCATGGCAAGCGCCGTTGCAACGACTATCTGAGCCTGATGTACCTGATGATGCTGGCCGGGTCCGAGGATCACGAGGTGACCACCGGACTCGAGGATCTGAGCCCGCTGTTCATCGAGCAGATCCATTCCATCAACGACACCAGCCAGGAGATGGCCCGGGAGTCGAACCCCATCGCCACGGCGCTGGCGTCGCTCTTCCACGCTTATCGGAACGCGGTGGAGCTGGACGAGAAGGCCCGCTACGGCGAGGACGACCGGGCAAACCATGTGGTGGGGTTCATCGAACGCTACCAGGTGAGGTTCGAGAACGAGAACACCATGGAACCGGTGTCTGCGGGAAGGCTGCTCGCGGCTCTGCGCAGGGTCGGCCGGGAATTCAACCTCGAATTCGAATACAAGAAGCCCGCCCAGCTCGGTCGGCGCATCAGCAACGACCTGGACATCATCCGGGACGCCGGGTTCGACATCGACCGGCAGCGCAACGCCCACACCAAGAACTTCGAGTATTGGATCAGCGCAAACAGGGGGGAAATGAAGGAGAACTGGTGA
- a CDS encoding DUF669 domain-containing protein — protein MEHYENQSSSNLDLAQFDDAFESAEVEEREFEAVPDGKYQVNVDRVELTRAQTSGNPMLKWTLRILAPTHKGRLLWRNNVMASNENIKWLKQDLYTCGLQLQKLSDLPGHLEQLLNIKLEVTKRTRGENENIYFNRRIVMADDAGAPGAAMDDMIPF, from the coding sequence ATGGAACACTACGAAAACCAATCCAGCAGCAACCTCGACCTGGCGCAGTTCGACGACGCCTTCGAAAGCGCCGAAGTCGAGGAGCGTGAGTTCGAGGCCGTCCCCGACGGCAAATACCAGGTCAACGTCGACCGGGTCGAACTGACCCGCGCCCAGACCTCGGGCAATCCCATGCTCAAGTGGACCCTGCGCATTCTCGCGCCGACCCACAAGGGCCGTCTGCTCTGGCGCAACAACGTCATGGCCAGCAACGAGAACATCAAGTGGCTCAAGCAGGACCTCTACACCTGCGGGCTGCAGCTTCAGAAGCTCTCCGACCTGCCGGGCCACCTCGAGCAGCTTCTCAATATCAAGCTGGAGGTGACCAAGCGCACTCGCGGTGAAAACGAGAACATCTACTTCAACCGTCGCATTGTCATGGCCGACGATGCCGGGGCTCCCGGCGCGGCGATGGACGACATGATCCCGTTCTGA
- a CDS encoding PD-(D/E)XK nuclease family protein, which yields MSELMTTTYSMWRMFRNCRMACKWRYIDELVPLERDPNLAFGSVIHDCLECWHGERDLAKVLDHIDRTYPNRAQDDHQQADWHLARAMMSAYAEHYPAEAFEVVALEKTFEGPIVNPATGATSRSFILAGKVDGIVRQDGQYFLLEHKTASQIDASYLERLWTDFQIILYAWYLEQTLGITVSGIIYNVLVKAKLRQGKGETEAEFEARRAELIAKSKTGKSSAKRKLPEDDDTFQQRLQEKYLETGMFHREVLYISRDQFEELRAELWELSKAMLDARRRDTFYRNTSYCFQYGRPCAYFQLCRSGGNPNVIENHFQRIAPHEELRDGAGEDAAPVF from the coding sequence ATGAGCGAGCTGATGACCACCACCTATTCCATGTGGCGGATGTTCCGCAACTGCCGCATGGCCTGCAAGTGGCGCTACATCGACGAGCTGGTGCCGCTCGAACGCGACCCCAATCTGGCCTTCGGCTCGGTCATCCACGACTGCCTGGAGTGCTGGCACGGCGAGCGGGATCTGGCCAAGGTCCTCGACCACATCGACCGGACCTATCCAAACCGGGCGCAGGACGACCATCAACAGGCCGACTGGCATCTCGCCCGGGCCATGATGAGCGCCTATGCGGAACACTACCCGGCCGAAGCGTTCGAGGTCGTCGCGCTCGAGAAAACCTTCGAAGGTCCCATCGTCAACCCAGCGACCGGGGCGACCTCACGCAGTTTCATTCTCGCCGGGAAGGTGGACGGCATCGTCCGTCAGGATGGCCAGTATTTCCTGCTGGAACACAAAACCGCCTCGCAGATCGACGCCAGCTACCTGGAGCGGCTGTGGACCGATTTCCAGATCATCCTCTACGCCTGGTACCTGGAGCAGACCCTCGGCATCACGGTCAGCGGCATCATCTACAACGTCCTGGTCAAGGCCAAGTTGCGCCAGGGAAAGGGTGAGACCGAAGCCGAATTCGAGGCCCGCCGGGCGGAGCTGATCGCCAAGTCGAAAACCGGCAAGAGCAGCGCCAAGCGCAAGCTGCCCGAGGACGACGACACCTTCCAGCAACGGCTCCAGGAGAAGTACCTCGAGACGGGCATGTTCCACCGCGAGGTGCTCTACATCTCCCGCGACCAGTTCGAGGAACTGCGGGCGGAGCTGTGGGAACTCTCCAAGGCCATGCTCGACGCCCGTCGGCGCGACACCTTCTACCGCAACACCAGCTACTGCTTCCAGTACGGAAGGCCCTGCGCCTACTTCCAGCTCTGCCGCTCGGGCGGCAACCCCAACGTCATCGAAAACCATTTCCAACGGATCGCCCCGCACGAAGAGCTGCGGGACGGAGCCGGTGAAGACGCCGCTCCGGTGTTTTGA
- a CDS encoding type II toxin-antitoxin system Phd/YefM family antitoxin, giving the protein MKLSSQIKPISYLKAHAAEIVRNMSGQGEPLVITQNGEAKVVMQDIESYEQTQETMALLKILALGSRQIEEGKVQPAGDVIQRLRDRSKSR; this is encoded by the coding sequence ATGAAGCTATCGAGTCAGATCAAACCGATCAGTTACCTGAAGGCCCATGCCGCAGAAATCGTGCGCAACATGTCGGGGCAAGGTGAACCCCTGGTCATCACCCAGAATGGCGAAGCCAAGGTCGTGATGCAGGACATCGAAAGCTATGAGCAAACCCAGGAGACCATGGCCCTTCTGAAGATCCTCGCGCTCGGCTCGCGCCAGATCGAGGAAGGCAAGGTCCAGCCCGCCGGTGATGTCATTCAGCGGCTTCGCGACCGGAGCAAGAGTCGCTGA
- a CDS encoding type II toxin-antitoxin system RelE/ParE family toxin, whose translation MAFQIFLTDDASRDLEELYDYIASHDAPGKADYVLDQIEKAFSSLSENPERGAYPKELLAVGLREYREIFFKPYRIIYRVMAENVYVMVIADGRRDMQTLLQRRLLQA comes from the coding sequence ATGGCCTTTCAGATATTTCTGACCGACGATGCGTCACGGGATTTGGAGGAGCTGTACGACTACATTGCATCCCACGACGCGCCGGGAAAAGCGGATTACGTTCTCGATCAAATAGAGAAGGCCTTTTCGAGCCTCTCCGAGAACCCGGAGCGAGGAGCCTATCCGAAGGAACTGCTGGCCGTCGGGCTTCGCGAGTACCGAGAGATATTTTTCAAACCCTACCGCATCATCTATCGAGTCATGGCCGAAAATGTTTATGTCATGGTGATTGCCGACGGCCGCCGTGATATGCAGACCTTGCTGCAACGTCGTCTATTACAGGCATAA